The window GCTGCTGTAGGATCGTCCTGTAGCCAGTCTTTCACGCCTCCGTTTAGTTTCTTTGCATGTATTGCTATCAGCTGCTTGTACTCCGACTCCACATTTTGTTTCAcaatctcttcttcatcttgaAAATCTTCATCCTTATTATCATCCTAattgaaaatttatgatttatctAGAAGCAAAGAAATGTGCAGACTTGAATAAGTTGTTATAATGATTATAATGTCCAACCTCATCTAAGAATGCATGTTTCTCAAGAGGGTCAGATAATTCTACACCCCATACATCCTCCTCAGACGAGGCTTTAACATTTACCGACCCttcatcattttctttcatGCTCTTGGTGGTGTCCAGATACTCTTTTGGTGGTTTTGTTGAGACAACAATCCGTTTCTTCAACGATTCCGGGGAAGGAAAATCTTTCATAGGGTCGGATCCAGTGTACTTGTATAGCACATCTCCAAATGTCTCGGTTACCATCTAATAAAATAGCACTCGTATAAGGTTATACTAAAGGATATTGCATACTCTAACTAGGGATCTAAACGATTCGAGTTGAATAACCACATTGTAGATTACCTTAGCAACTTTGGCTTGAAGATCAGGAGTAAGATGATCTTCAAGAGTGAGGATAACCGGATATTCGGATGTGACAAACGCGAATGTTTTAATGGCTTCTAAGCATTTGTCTAATGTTACAGGCGCTGTTAGTGTCCTGCATATATGTTTTAGTACAGTTACATATGTTATGATTGTTATCAACTTGTACGTTTTCTATACAAGCTATACAGTGTGATAAATAACGTAATAGTTATGATAAGTTTATCACCCCTATTTatgtaaaagtttatatatacatcaacACAATTTATTAGTTAATTGACCTCTTTGGAGTAAGGTATATGaattattattactcgtatatcttATATTTAGAGGATTTAGAATTATTGTTGAGCTAGTAATTAAAGATTATAAATTTGTGAATTTTTTCGTAATATATCTTTGTCTATAAAATCTTTGGGTTTTATCCCTTGTATCAAATAAAACCAGCTCAACTGGTGGATGCATCTTTAGTTTTTTTCCATAAGTTTTGAGTTTGACTATCTGGAGTGACAAATTAATTTATGAGTTTTCCCCCCTTGAATCACCTGTAATGGTTCATGGTTTACACTTTACATCTTATAGTTTAGAGTACGTGTAAtgttttatctttgtatatttgTGTAGTGAGGTCAGAAGTGTCCTTTGATGTTGAAAACTGACTTagtgttaaaaagaaagaaaaaaacgaaAGAATGTATGGATTGGCGCGGTGACATAGTAATAAAAGTGTATATAAATGAAAGGAGATTATCTTCACATTCTAGTTATCTAGATATGAGTTTTTTAAAATGGATATGTAATTGATTTATCAACACAATTCGAATCTGAAACCTTTGTGAAGATGTCAAAGTATCATCACTAGATCATATCAAAGATGGTTACTTTGATTGGTTTATAGACCCTACCAACCAACTAAAAGTGAGACTATATGATCGATATTTTATTCCTTGAGGTACgtaatttattcaaaaataaacaaagaagGTTACATACCCTCCATGGACGATGTCAATATCATCTTTGTTAGAATTGGGCCACATGTCGAGTTCGACAACACGAACACCCCTTTTAAGGGATTCAATAATTGGTACAATGCTACAATCACTGCTTATTTGATTGCCAGTTAGATACGAATTGTGCCCAGTATATATGAAATAATGTGCTAATGGAGCCTCCATATCATGCGTCACCTGTTTGTTGTGAAAAGATAGATACGAAGATTAAATTActagaaatatatatgtacataaattTACACTTCATTTTCTAAGAATTACTTGATGTAAAAGCAGAAACATTAACATagatcattattttttttttaactatataagACAaacatgttgaaaaaaaaaaatgatgtgaaAGATGAACCGCACATCACGACCCACATTACTTTAtgactttttaatatattatatgtatcgAATATCAGAACGATACACTATTATGTTTGGATGGTgataaaaatttataagaatttATATTCAGAAGTGGAttagattagggactccttattttagggactgttagggacttGATCTAGACTGTCTATTTTCATCAGATTTAATCACTACtgatcatctccggcgacatctctGGCCATATTCATCTCTGGCGACATCttcggcgagacttacacatagtaagtacaacttacacatgtgtaagttgaataaaaattatgattcggagcgggctttgtccttaaggatattcataaaccaaagctggtgggggtgataggtcaatgagggtgataggtcataatgttataggtcatagagggtgataggtcatagggggtgaccggtgatgagTGATTTACTTAAAAcaaattgtacttaaaacatgtgtaagttacttacacatgtgtaagtctcgccggagatgtcgccgtcaccggaggatcatggtggtggtcggagatgatcatggttgtagtggtggtggtcagagatgatggtggtggtggccggaaaaGGAAGTAGAAAGAGTCCATAatagtccctaaaataaggagtccctaatttaacttttccttttatattcatctacaacaaatacatatatatatatatatatatatatatatatcaatgcataatgtacaactGTTTTAACTGTCTAAAATAATGATTACTTATTTTACTTTAgatttaacaataataatattaataatgattaatattaatatataaaggcTACCATTAAAAATACCAAATGTAGTAATAAGacatgttgaaatttattttattatgaaaaaaaatcatccatcatcatatatatataattaatataatcaatatgtatatcaaatattattaaCAATATGTATATCGAGTATTaaaaatgctatatatatatatatatattgagattgTTTTTTCAATATTCGTTCTTTAGACCCCTGAATACTTTGAGTAGAATATAATCACAAAGAATTCAGGGGAAAACTTCATATGTTTGTCACTCTAAGAATCGAACTCTAGACTTATAGGCAAGAACTAGAAATGTCTCTTAACAGTCTCCAAGCAGTTGCCAGTTGATCTGTGTCTcattatttatactatattaataaacaaattacacTCCCCTTTaatcaactctctacctttaaaatacccaaaatactcttaaatttcaacacattcttaactcacacactaaatctaccaaaTATTGTAACAATTGTGACTTTGACCGTTTGACTGCATGTACAATTTGAATAATCATTGAGTTGGCcaatatagttcaagtgcaatttggagttcatttaagtgcaatgtgttcatatagatcaatttatcgTTCAATTCGGGACTTATATGCTAGTCGAGGTCATTAGTCGTGCTAATCGGTGCTCACAACTTGAAAACATATAAACTGActagtaaatgaaaaatggatCTTATCCATGGGTTATACCCAACCCATGAGCTAACCATATCCCCATCCCACCAAATCTTCTTCCATTCATTTCCACCAACCAATTCTTATCTCTATCTATCTCTACCTAGAATGCAAGAACAAAAACCCTTACACTCCCTATCCCTCTAAGTTCATCCCTCATTTATTTCAAATCATTTAAGATTTATGTTAGATTCATCATTCTCATCATCTCCTAAGAATTGAAGTCCTCTTATGCAAGAAATCTTCTAAAATGGCTTAAAATTCGGACTTAGCTCTTGGTACAAGTTTTTGTAAGTACTTCTTAACTTAAATTCATTTCCATGTAATGTATAATCTGATTTTAAGCACGAACAAGTCTTGGTCGGTTTTTATGTCAAAAACGGTTTTGGGTTGAAactagggtttcattagggtttgGGTTGATTATGAACGAATTTGAGCAACAATAAGTGTTATGGAGTGTATTTATGTAGTGGGTTTTGTCTATCTATGTGCAAGAATGAGTTTTGAAGTGGATTCAAGTCATAGTGAAGTCTAAATCGAGTTTTGGTGTTTTTGGGTTAGTCATGGTCGAATCTAGGCATGGAAAATGATGTTTTGATGCAATGATTGAAAGATATATTGTGTTCAAATGATTTAAACAATTTTGGTTAAGTCTTAAACCGagtatttaaactttaaaaatcgATTAAGGTACCAAAATTGGGTGTTTGGAAGTGTCAAAATCGTGTTTGGGGATTGTTTGTGCAAATCTGCAGGCCTTAACGCCCGTTCGGGTATTAACGGCCGTTAGGCTGTTGCTTCTGTAACTGCCGTTAGTAATTGAAGgcgtgtaacgcccgttactTTTGTAACTCCtgttagggactgattttgataacatttttaaacgactCTAGCTtttaaaccgtaactccgtttttaatGTATGACCTATAGTGGGAATCGTATGAGAGTCTACTTTCTTAAGGTATTATCCATTTTGGCTGAATCCTTCTGCATTTCTAAAATGTTGGGTCAAAGTGTTCTAGTTTATGCTCGGGAGAGTCATTAAGGCATTTGTGGGATTTTGGCGTGACTAAAACTTACTTAACCAACTTGTGTAGGGTTATagagttgactttgatgatacTATGATATATGTTGATAGGTTGTGGACATGTGACGGTTGTTGTAAAATTATAGCTCGATATTATCTTGTCGTTTTGCTTGGAAagcaaggtgagtttcgtagctcctactcaattgagattcaggctgaaaagtgtacaacttttGTGTGTTGACTTGTTTGAATGTGCAATTATATGTTTgctttgatttatgacatagttcaattgtgcatacGCTGGATTCtcttgattgatgacatgacttgattaaGCATATGTTGAGTGTCTTGGGTGATGACATTATGAAGGACAAGAGGATAAttgagggacaatgtgtgctaTACATGAAAACATAGGACTTGTTAGAATAAttgttgatatcattattacttgttcttgcttACTATGCGTACTCCAAATATCTTGATGTAGTTCATTATGGGAATATAAGTGTGAGGGTTACTGATGTACATGGTTTTTAtaaggacatttgtgatttaCATGTTGTGAGACGGTTTTGTCGATGTGCAATCATGTGATTTGCTgtatgattattgtttatgtatgttgagttgtttaggttagttgtgtatatacgGAGGACGGTAttgcctttgaaaggttggagatgtggtgggaaagCTGCGAGTGACCCtctatataagcatcaaaggcctttcaaaagtagtatcgtacgaagtatatacatatGGTGGTTTGGTTATGtgtggacattgatggtcatggatgaacaaattatgtgcaattaagtacaatgaggtacaatatgtgcaattgagtacaatgaggtacattacgtgacattgagtacaatgaggtacattgcGTGCAATTGAGtgcaatgaggtacattacatGCAATtaagtacaatgaggtacaatacgtgcaattgagtacaatgaggtacattacgtgcaattgagtatgatgaggtacattacgtgcaattgagtacaataaGGTACCTAACGTGCAATTAAGTACAATGAGGTGCATGATGACAATACGAACGGGTACTTTTAGTACTTGAGTACATTCTGAATGACTTGGGGACTTTGAGGGACATTGGATACAAGGGTGCAAATCTTAGACCATGTTTGATATAAATTATGCATTGTTGACATTGACACGCGTTCATGTTCATTctttcctacgaactcaccaacctagtgttgactttgttaagtacacttttcaggtaatcttGTGAATTCAAGACGTGATGGTTGATTGATGCTTGCACTAGGACTTGGACTTACAGGGATCCAGGATTCATTcgccctattttttttttctcttttatgcattatgtacttgattattgatgttggattcactGAATCCTTTTCTttatttcatatagttcatgttctacgataatcccatgcatacgctatatcaTTTCCGTAACATTTCGAGCCTagcttggggtgttacaaatatatccctaaaatattttacacccatatttatccaaactatccattcttctttattaattaatttagatattttcacctaatatctttataatatttttaattaagttatttacaaaagatacatcccttaaccataaaataactacaataccatttatgtcaattacttttagattaataactacatcgttatcaccaccgccactagcaccacccgttgccgtcaccgccgccgcattgcgtgggtactcatctcgtatatatatatatatatatattgagatataacacacaaaaaataatgttagcctagtggtaaggcaaGCACTTtgtgaccttaaggtctcaggtttTATCCCCGCCgggaacaaaaaataattcttttaaggtacctgttaccaatgaagcctagacccatatgtgaagtttaaatacgctaGTTTGATCTTTCGGGGTGCCCAGATTATGTAGGGATAGGATGAAGGTATTTTACCGACATCATATGCCTCATACGGGGTGGGTccatgggtatccaattgtagTACCAAGGCTAGGGTTACccccattaccttttttttaaaattttaattaatacatatcAAGTGAGTTATATGATTAAAAAGGGAAATATGCTTGTAGTGAaggtgtaatttattttattcaatgatttttttttagatctattttaaattttagCATAGTTAAATTGAAATATATCATTGTGCGACGTTACttcttatatatttaacttcaagatttatttaaataatatcaGTTTTTTGCTTCTCAAAACTCTAATGGTTGGAACCAAAGGAAAATGAAATAATACAAATTTGTTATATGTGGTTTTATGGATCCTTTAGACTActattttgttgttttattttaattaatatcatGCAAAACgaatattatgattttataaaCCCGACCAAATGCAAAGTTTTGGACTACTTAccaagaaaataaattaaagtaagtAATCTAAGTAGTCATCACAAGTCAATTTAGATGTGTCGTTTTATTTCAATGTCgataacattaaaatatatcaacattTTGATTTGCAGATATGTATCAACATCGCAACTTGAATACCATAAACTAAAAGTCTCCATCGTTTATCAATTGTCAAATTTGGGGAAGTCCACAACCAAACTATTATGAGTTAGTTTGGGGAAACATCATGAAAAGAATATGTAATATGAGCATATATATAGAATgaatatctttatatttttatttatttatttgtactatattataaagcagatttctcCTAAATTTTCAACAAtgaacttaaaattttcaatattgattttaagtatttcccCAAAATGCCCtcttatctattttatatttatttaaaaaaactataatactctttctctcttctcaaatctcaaccaatcatcttttttctctctcctccctaaatcatttattcctcgaatttattcaaaatcttttatctcaaaaaccgtacgtctataaattataaaaactatatgggtgttcttaaaatttcatgctatttcattagagatgtcattcgatatactttcgacaaaattttaaatccgaggacggagcccatacggctaagacatttgactatcatactctacgACCTAGgaatcaccaccaccattttACCACCGCAAAGTgcggatacttgctctcgttttTATAAACACAAATTTCATTAAGTCGACTTAACAATTGTAAGATGATATctcaaattattaattaaatatttatgttcTAGTTTGCTCCAAACCTTCTAAAAAAGCAAAACTTCTTATTTCTCTTTTACACCACTAAACCAGATTTTATTGATggatatttataatttatatttaattgtttattgATATGACAGTAATTGTTAATTTGAAGGTTATTTTAACATTGTAAGTTGTAATTATAATCCCTCTTAGGGTGGGGAGCGCCTCGTCACCCCTCTCCTCTCTCCCCGATTTTGCTTATCT is drawn from Erigeron canadensis isolate Cc75 chromosome 9, C_canadensis_v1, whole genome shotgun sequence and contains these coding sequences:
- the LOC122581049 gene encoding phosphoinositide phospholipase C 2-like, yielding MEAPLAHYFIYTGHNSYLTGNQISSDCSIVPIIESLKRGVRVVELDMWPNSNKDDIDIVHGGTLTAPVTLDKCLEAIKTFAFVTSEYPVILTLEDHLTPDLQAKVAKMVTETFGDVLYKYTGSDPMKDFPSPESLKKRIVVSTKPPKEYLDTTKSMKENDEGSVNVKASSEEDVWGVELSDPLEKHAFLDEDDNKDEDFQDEEEIVKQNVESEYKQLIAIHAKKLNGGVKDWLQDDPTAAKRISLRETRLEKAIENHAKDVIRFTQRNLLRIFPKGSRVDSSNYNPLIGWTHGAQMVAFNMQTHGRSLWLMQGLFRANGGCGYVKKPDMYLKNGPDEKIFDPKSTLPVKKTLKVKVYMGDGWHLDFKRTHFDIYSPPDFYVKVGIAGVHADSAMKKTKIIQDAWTPKWEEEFEFPLTIPELALLRVEVHEYDMTEKDDFGGQTCLPVFELRSGIRAVPLHDQKGDKYKSVKLLMRFEFS